The following are encoded together in the Flavobacterium sp. TR2 genome:
- a CDS encoding energy transducer TonB: MERNYKISIPEPCSEDWNKMTPNENGRFCLSCSKTVVDFTSMLPEEIQHYFTQNKNEGVCGRFKNSQLETITIQIPSRVLHTQTQYHKMFLLALFIAMGTTLFSCSDKDGNKNRIDKVEIVNTEKNQDENETVPVCYGHQFEPKKAKYVGELSKGFTTGVLVMTEKPLKYDVVFNSNDLDIVPSPKDGMKKFYSYFSKNYTDSKQLKMSILFVVEKDGTLSNFKVMKNTSSANEAEVIKILESGPKWIPGKINNRIVRSALILPITFK; the protein is encoded by the coding sequence ATGGAAAGAAATTACAAAATCAGCATTCCTGAACCATGCTCTGAAGACTGGAACAAAATGACGCCAAATGAAAATGGTCGTTTCTGCTTGAGCTGTTCTAAAACGGTTGTTGATTTTACTTCTATGCTTCCGGAAGAAATTCAGCACTATTTTACTCAAAATAAAAATGAAGGGGTTTGTGGGAGATTTAAAAACTCACAACTAGAGACCATCACGATTCAAATTCCAAGTCGGGTTTTACATACGCAAACGCAATACCATAAAATGTTTCTGCTAGCTTTATTTATTGCTATGGGAACAACTTTATTTAGCTGTTCGGACAAAGATGGAAACAAAAACAGAATCGATAAGGTCGAAATTGTGAACACAGAGAAAAATCAAGATGAAAATGAAACTGTTCCAGTATGTTATGGACATCAATTTGAACCTAAAAAAGCAAAATATGTCGGAGAACTTTCTAAAGGATTTACAACTGGAGTACTTGTAATGACTGAAAAACCTTTGAAATATGATGTCGTTTTTAATTCAAATGATTTAGATATAGTACCCTCTCCAAAAGATGGAATGAAAAAATTCTATTCTTATTTTTCAAAAAATTATACTGATTCAAAACAGTTAAAAATGTCAATCTTATTTGTTGTAGAGAAAGATGGCACTTTAAGCAATTTCAAGGTAATGAAAAATACATCATCAGCAAATGAAGCAGAAGTCATTAAAATTTTAGAATCTGGTCCAAAATGGATTCCTGGAAAAATAAACAATCGAATTGTACGGTCAGCTTTAATTTTGCCAATTACATTTAAATAA
- a CDS encoding nucleoside deaminase has protein sequence MENPFTDEYFMKKALQEAEEAYAKGEIPVGAVIVVADKVIARSHNLTELLNDVTAHAEMQSITAAANFLGGKYLKDCTLYVTLEPCQMCAGALYWSQISKIVFGARDEQRGFLNMGTKLHPKTTVVSGVMANEAADLMKRFFLERRK, from the coding sequence ATGGAAAATCCTTTTACCGACGAATATTTCATGAAAAAAGCTTTACAGGAAGCAGAAGAAGCCTACGCAAAAGGCGAAATTCCTGTTGGAGCTGTAATTGTTGTGGCTGATAAAGTTATTGCAAGAAGCCATAATTTGACCGAATTGCTAAATGATGTTACGGCTCATGCCGAAATGCAGTCTATAACCGCTGCTGCAAACTTTCTGGGCGGAAAATATTTGAAAGATTGTACGCTTTATGTAACGCTCGAACCTTGCCAAATGTGCGCGGGAGCTTTGTATTGGAGCCAGATTTCTAAAATTGTTTTTGGCGCACGCGATGAACAGCGCGGGTTCCTGAATATGGGAACCAAACTTCATCCAAAAACTACGGTTGTTTCTGGAGTAATGGCAAATGAAGCAGCAGATCTTATGAAACGTTTTTTTCTGGAAAGGCGTAAATAA